CGCCTCCGTGATGCGCACGCGGGGGTCGTACTCCAGGTAGACGCCGAGGTCGGTTCCGCCCTCGTTCAGGGTCAGGCCCCAGACGAACGTCTTGTCGTCGAACTCGGGGTGCTCGCCGGCGAGGGTGGCGATCTGTTCCTCGGTCTCGGCGATCAGCTCCTCGGCCTTGGCATCCTCAGACATGGCCTTGCCGACGGTGCGGGTCATGCCCTCCCACGTGCCCGGGTTCCAGGGCCCCTCGATGTAGGGCACGGTCGGCGCGATCTCGCTCAGGCGCTCGTACTCGATGTCGGACACCCCGGAGTAGAGGCTGAGGATGAGGTCGGGCTTGAGCTCCTTGATCGCCTCGTAGTTCGGGCCGTCCTCGACGAAGGGGATGATCTCGGGGGTGTCCCCGTACTCCTCGGTGACGAACTCCTCGAACCAGGGCTGGTAGCCGCTCTCGTCCGCGCCCCAGACCTCTTCGATGCCGACCGGGTTGGTGCCGAGTGCGGCCACGATGTCCGGCGTCATCCAGCCGAGGGCCACGATGCGCTGGGGCTTCTCGGGGATCACGGTCTCGCCATGGCCGTGCTCGATGACCACGCCGTCCGTGGAGGCGGGCGCGGGCTCGGTGCCTTCACCGGACGCCGAGCACCCGGCGAGGGCGAGGGCGGCGGCGATGGCTGCGGCGACGAGCGCGGCACCTCGGCGGTTCATCGGGCGCGCGGGAGCGTGCGTCATGGTTCTCCTTCGGGAAGGGGGAGGGGAATGCCGCGTCAACGCGGCAAGAAGTTAGGTAAGCATGCCCTAACAGAATGATGTTAGAACGCCGATTCGACGCTCAGTGTTGCTCTATCGACGACTTGTATCGCTGAACCGACAATGTCCGTCGGCCCAGCCCCGCGGAGGTCAACGCCAGTACAGCTGGTGGGCCGCATCGGCCTGCACGCGTGCCACGTGCTGCCGCGGCGTGATGCCGAACCGCTCCTTGAAGCTCGCGGAGAACGCGCTCGTCGTGGCGTATCCGCAGCGGTGCGCCGCCGCCCCGACCGGTGTGCCGTCGATGATCAGCCGAGCGCCGAGGGTCATCCGCACGCCGGTGCGCCAGCGCCCGAAGCTCATCCCGACGTCGTTCTGGAAGATGCGGAGGACCGTCCGCTCGTGGAGTCCGTGTGCGAGGAGCAGGTCCCTGGCGCTGCGGGGATCGCCGGGGTAGGCGAGCACAGCCTGCACGAGCGGCCGCACGCGCTCATCAGCGGGCATCGGCACCTCGCCCCACTCGCTCGCGGCCTCCGGAACGGGCTGCTGCAGCATCTCGATGAGCACCGACTGGATGCGCACGCGCAGATCGGTCGGCATGTCGTTGATGCCGAGGTGGAGGAGCATCTCCTGCACCGCGCGGGGCACGAGCACCCGGGTGACGTCATCGATCGGCACGATCAGCGACGAATCCGGGATGTAGGTGTAGCAACCGGTCGAGTCGGCCTCATGGTGAGCGGTGTGCGGAGTGTGCGCAGGGATCCACATCCCCTGGCCCGGGGCCAGACGCCACATCGCATCCTGCAGGTGCACCCAGACGGTGCCGCGGTAGCACCAAGCGAGCATCGGGTCGGGGTGGCTGTGCGGGGGCGAGAGCGGGCGAGTGCCCGTGTCCTCGGCCGTGACGACGCCGGTCCCCATCAGATACGGGGCGTTGACGGCCGACGGATGCGACGGGCTCGCCGCCCAGTCATCCTGCCGATAAGAGTTCATCCCGTGCTCCGTGAGGAGGCCGCCTGCGCAACCGCGACGAGGTGCCGCTGAGCCTGCCACGCCTGCCCCATCGTAGTCGGCGCGGCTCGATCTCCTCCTTGTTCACGCCGGTCGAGAGCAGACGAGAGCGCACAGCGCGCAGGTTGCAAAGCAAGAGGTCGTCCCCCGCGGGCAGGGGCGAGGACCGAGACCGCGAAGAATGCGGCTCCGATACGCCCCGCGAACTCTTCTGGCAGGCCCTCGTCGGTGAGCAGGTACCGCGTCATCACCGCGATGCGCACCTGGAGGAGACGGTGGGCTTCGAGGTCTGGGTCCGTCGAGTCGGGCGCACCACTCGATATGTGAAGGTCGTCGAGCGGCGGCGCGTACTGGCCCGCGAGATTGCCGGACGCGTGAGGGAACTACGTCTCTCCGAGCCACATCGAGTAGATGGACCAGGGCGTCACCTCGCTCGAATCAACGGCCGACGGCCCTCTCGCCGCGTGGACGTGCCCCCTCCGTCGCGAGGGCCTCGCTGCACGCTGCCTGGAGGTGCGGCTCGGTGTACGAGCCAGCGCCGAGGGTGAGGAGGAAGCGCTCGAACCCGGACACGGTGTCCCCTTCCCGGACGGTCGACGACGGTGGACATCATGTTCGCCCGGGAAGCGCGGAGACACGACGGCGGCCGACATCTCGGGTAACGCGAGCGAGCCGACGGGTCGGTGGCGGGTGGGTGGCGGCCTGGTTGCGGGTCCGTGTCGTGGCCACCGGACGTGAGCGCTCGTAGCGTTGCAGACATGAACGGCAAGAGCGGCAGGAACGAGACGAGGGTCAGCGCGCTGCGTAGGAGCGCGGGCTGGACGCAAGAGCGGCTCTGTGAGCAGAGCGGTGTTCCCGTGCGGACGATCCAACGGCTCGAGGCCGGCAATGAGACGAGCCTCGAGACGCTTTCCCGCATCGCGGACGCGTTGAAGGTCGAGGTTCGGGACCTGTTCGTGACGACCGACGGCGCCGGGTTCGCCGCGGCGATCGACGGCCTCGACGATCGGCGCGCACGGGTCCGCCGACATCAGTGGGTCTTGAACATCGTGGGTTGGGCTGCGATCTCGGTCGGCGTGCTCGTCGGCGCGGGAGGAGCCTGGAGCGGGCCGGATCGCTTCTTCACGTATGCGATCGGCGGTCTGGTCGCCCTGACCGCCGGGCTGTGGGCGGTGCGCGGTCGGCCGCGGTGGCTGCCGATGGCGGCCGTGTGGGTCACGGCGGCGGTGAGTCTGCTCTACCTGCTCGCATTCGGGTGGGCGTGGTGGGTGTACGGGTGCGTCGCGGTGGTCGTGATCGCGCTCGGCGCCCTGCTGACCTGGCTGCTCGTCGTCGAGACGCAGCGCAGCGTGTGACCCCTGTGCGCGGCCGACGGCGGCGGTGATGCGTCGCCGTCCGTCCACGTCGACAGCGAGAGGGGGATGCGATGGTCCGGCTCTACCGGCGCGACGGCCGCGCCGCCGCGCGGCTGCGCAGCATGTATCCGAACGGGCGTGCCGATCGACGGGCCAAGGCGTACGCGCGGGTGTGGGCGGCCGTGTTCGGGACCGGTTTCATCGGGCGGCGCTGGATCGCCCTGGAGGTCGTGGGGCGCCGCACCGGGACGCTGCGCCGGGTGCCGCTGGGGATGGCGCGACACGAGGGGCGCTGGTACCTGGTGTCGATGCTCGGTGAGTGCGCATGGGTGCGCAACGTACGGGCTGCTGACGGCCGGGCCGCGATCAAACGCGGCCGTCGGCGTCCCGTGCGCCTGGTCGAGGTCCGCGTCGAGAGCCGCGCACCCATCATCAAGGCCTATCTGCAGAAGGTGCCCGGCGCCCGCCCGCACATCCGAGCGGACCCGGATGCGCCTGTGGAGGATATCGCCGCGTCGGCGCCGCGGGTGCCGGTGTTCGCGATCACCCGGCCTCAGGCGGCCCGGCTGGCAGAGAGCCCGGCGACGGGACGGACCGTCAGATGAGGCGTGCAAGGCGGTTCTTGCGTGTGTTCTGCGCGATGATCCACGCGATGTCGGGCTCCGTGCCGTCGAGGGCGCGGAACGCGGCCAGACCCGGGTCGGGGTCGGCGGCGATCGCGACCACATGCGATCTCGGACGCCGGTGGTCACGAGCGCCTACGTGAGCGCGCCGGGCGTGATGTCTGCGAGGAAGTCGAGGATGGCCGCGGCGAGGCGCTCGGGTGCCTCGAGTGCGACGTAGTGGCCGACGCCGTCGAACTCGACGCTGGCGATCGGTCCCGTGACGATCTGGGAGAGCGTTCCCGCCGTGAACGGGCCACCGAAGCCTCCCACGGCCAGTGCGGGGATGGTCAGCTTGGTGGTCGCGCGGGAGCGGAAGTCCTCGCCTTCTGCGAGCATCGATCGGTACAGCCCGACGGGGCCGTTCCAGCCTCCTTCGCGCGCGAACGCGCGGGCGAATTCCGCGACATCTGCATCGCTGATGGATCCTGGGACGGCGGTCATCGACGGGAAGGCCCAGGTGCCGAGGAGCTCGTGTTCGCGGCCGGTGAAGAGCAGGCGGGCGATTCCCGGCGCGGCGAGAGCGCCGATGTGCCAGGAGCCGCCGTGGGTGATGTCGCCGAGGTTCTCGAGACCGAAGCCGGCGAGGCCCATCTCGGTGGCGATGATGCTCCGCACATCGTCCGGGTGCTCGGTGGCGAGGCGGTAGAGCGTGCCGCCGGCGATGTCCTGTCCGGCGAGGTGCACGGGGCCGACGTCGAGCGCGGTGATCAGCTCGTGCAGGTCCTCGGCCGCCTGAGCACTGGTGAAGCCGGCTTCGGCGACAGTGGAGTCACCGAAGCCGCGGAGGTCCACGGCGAAGACGCGGTACGTGTGAGCGAGGAGCGGGATGAGCTTGTGGAACGCCCACCACGACTCGGGGAAGCCATGCACGAGCAGGATCGGCGATCCCTCCGTGCCGGCGGAGACATAGTGCAGGTTCGCGTCGCCGACGGCGGCGACGTGGTGCTGGACCTCGGGGATGGACGCGCCCGTGGGGGTGACCCGGGTGATCATGGCTGCTCCTCGACCTATTGACAACGAGGTTGCCTACTTTAGGAGTTGACAACTGGGTTGTCAAGAAGCGACGGCCGCCGTAGACTCCGTGCGTGGAGAGTATGAGCGGCGCCGGATTCGCACGGCTCGTACTCGGCGCGTTCGATTCGATGGTCGAGCAGGTTCGCGCGGAGCTTGCGCGTGCGGGACACCCCGACCTCACTGTCGCCAACGAGTTCGCCATTCAGGCGATCGACGAAGGCGCGAGCAGTGCCGCCGACCTCGCCCGAGCACTCGGGGTGACCCGCCAGGCGGCGGCGAAGACGATCACATCCCTCGAAGGACTCCGATACGTCACGCGCACATCCGATGAGGAAGATGCGCGACGAAAGCACCTGGTCGTGACCGACCATGGGCATGAGGCCGTCGCCATCGGCGCCACCGCCTTCGATGATGTCTACCAGCGCTGGCACTGCACCGTCGGCGCGGACACTGCGGCAACGGTGGAGGAGGCGCTGCGCACCCTCACCGACCGGAAGGAGGCTGCCGAAGCCGACGCGCGATGCCGTCACCGCCGGCCGCGTCGCGCCGATTCTCCTCGAGCCGACCCCGCAGGATCGGCCGATCACCCTGATCCGTAGACGCGACCGCCCTCTCTCCCGCCGTGAAGAGCTCTTCCTCACCCACATCCATCCAGACGCTCCGTGACGGCCCGTGTTCTTGACGCCGGTATCCGATCGTCCGAGGCGGCGGGCTGTCATGGCCCTGTCGCCGGGGCCGACGGCGACGGAGTTCTACAGCACCTCCGGGACCACGCAGAGCGGAGTGCGGTTCCAGACTCCCGCTCAGGTCGTCGCGACCGCACTCCGCGCGCTGCGGCGGAGGAATCCGCCGGTCAGCGTCATCTCGGGAACACGCAACCGCTGGATCAGGCGGGTGATGACGACACTGCCGAAGAACGCCGCGTTACGCTTCGCGGCATCGAGTCCCGCTGGTGCCTAGCGCTCGACTCTTCCCCGGTCTGTCGGATCGATCCGATCCCATCCTCAGACCGGGGGCTCGCCGCTGTCCGTCGTGCGTCGCGTGGTGATCTGCTCGCCGCTCGCGGGATCGACCGCTGTGCGCGACGTCGACACGGCGCTCCGGCGGCGGAAGACGAAGACGAGGCTGATGAGGAAGACCACCGCCCCGGCGCCCATCAGGATGTAGCCGATCAGGGGGAGGTCGACGGCGCCGCCCAGATCGACGTTCACGGCGAACGCGAGGATCGCGCCGATGACGAAGAGGGCGATTCCAGATCCGATACCCATGGTCATCTCTCCTTCCGGGCGACGAAGGCCCTGTCTCCCGCGAGCCGGAGGCGTCGGGTGGCCTCCGGCCGGTGCCCGCGGGATAAGCCCTGTGTAGCAAGGCGCAGGCGCTCCCGTCGCCCGATTGACACGATGGTGTCGGCGGAGTAGCCGACGAGGGCCGCGCGGACGGCGCAATCGTCCGCTGTCTCCGGTCAGTGCTTACTATGAGGGTGCGAGGGGGCGTATATGACGGAATCCGGGTCCGAACCGCCGCGGGTCGTGGTGATCGACGACGATCCCGATGTCGCGCTGTTCACGCAGCGGATCCTGATGAAGCGCGCGGGGTGCGTGGTGGAGGTCTTGACGGACCCGCTCGAGGCGCGGGGAATCGTCGGACGGTTCGTCCCCGACGTGGTCGTCACGGATATCGAGATGCCCGGAGTGAACGGGCTGGAGCTGATGGCGCAGCTGAGGCGTGAGAGCCCCGGCCTGAAGATCGTCGTGATGACCGCGCACGTGTCTGTGGAGTATGCGGTGTCGGCGCTTCGCGAACATGCGGACGAGTTCCTGACCAAGCCCGTCGACTCGGCGGAGCTGGTCTCGATCGTCTCCCGGCTGGCAGCGGAGTCGCGTCGCGTGCGCGAGCAGCAGCGTGAGCAGGTCGTGCTCGCGATCGGCGCCCATCCGGACGACGTGGAGATCGGGGTGGGCGCGACCCTCGTCGCCCACCGCGCGGTCGGGGACACGGTCGTGGTGCTGACGCTCTCGCGGGGGGCGCGGGGCGGCGACGTCGACCGTCGTCAGCACGAGTCGGTCGCGGCTGCGGAGCTGCTGGGCGCACGGCTTTTCCTCGAGGACCTGTGGGACACCCGGATCGCTCGTAGCGACGAGCCGGTGGACATCATCGAACGGGTCGTGCGGGAGGTGCGCCCCTCCAGCGTGTACACGCACAGCTCCCATGACCGGCATCAGGATCATCGGGCCGTCCACGAGGCGACCATGGTCGCCACCCGGGACATCCCCGTCGTGGGCTGTTATCAGAGCCCGTCGAGCACGGTCGACTTCCGCCCGAACCGGTTCGTGACGGTCGACGACCACATCGAGGGGAAGCTGCGGCTGCTGGACTGCTATCGGTCCCAGTCGGACGTCCGCGGGTACCTGAAGCCGGACTTCGTGCTGGCCACGGCTCGGTACTGGTCGCGCTTCGGCACGGGCACGAGCGCGGAACCGCTGGAGATCGTTCGCGATGCCGCGGGGATCTCGGGAAGGCTTTCGGCGCAGGGCGTCGCGGTCACCTCGCTCGCGCTCCTGCTGCCATATCTTCTCGGCGTCGAGCCCTGGCAGGGCGAGAACCCGGCCGATGTGTGGCACGCCCTCTTCGCCCCCGGCGTGCTCGTCCTCGCGGCCCTCACGCTCAACGAGCTCTCGCGCAGGGTGCGCGTCCAGGTCGTCCGGCTGCGGGAGAGGGAGGCGAGACAACGCGAAGCCGAGCTCTTCAGCCGAAGCCCACGGCGGCACCATCGACGTCGACAGCCGGGAGGGAGCCGGCACGACCTTCACCGTGACGCTGCCGTCCCCCGCGAGAACGTGAACCCCGCGGAGCATCCGGGAGCCCGACGCCGACCGGGCCGAGGAACTGCCGGCTGAACGACGTGCCGGCCGCGCGGCGGCCTCTCCTCCCCGTCCATGACCCGCGACCCGTCCGTCGCGCGGAGGCGCGGACGACGAAGCATCGCGTTACACGTCGACTCGTGGGGTCATATTCTCCGTGCCTCGTGCGCGGCCTCCCTACGCTGGCCGCGTCCCCTCCCACCCCCCCCGATTCCTCAGGAGACGCGTCGATGTCGGACCTTCGCACCCCGATCGAGAGCGGCAAGCCCGCCCGCAGGAGATGGCCGTGGCTCATCGCCGCGGGCGCCGCGGTCGTCGTCGTCGCGGTCGCGATCACCGCGGCGGTGCGCGCAGGCGCGGGCGCCGGCGCACAGGCGCAGGACGCCGGAGACGGCGCTCCCGTCTCCGGGGGCACCCTCGAGTTCGCGCTGATCGACTACCAGCGCAGCCCCGACCCTCACTGGGGCACCAACTACGCCGAGTCGATCGTCGCCGACAACATCACCGACAAGCTGACGTGGCAGGACCCCGACACGGGCGAGATCACGCCCTGGCTCGCCGAGTCGTGGGAGGTGGACGAGGCGCTGACGGAGTTCACCTTCCATCTCCGCGACGACGTGACCTTCTCCGACGGGACGCCGTTCGACGCCGAAGCCGTCAAGGCGAACTTCGACCAGTACGTGAACGGCGACGCATCGCTCGGGATCAACCCGAACGGCGCGGTGCTGTTCCCGGGCTACCTCGAGACGGCGGTGGACGACGAGTTCACCGTCACGGTCCGGTTCTCCCAGCCGAGCGCGAGCTTCCTGCAGGCGTCTTCGTTCACGGCGAACGCCGGCCCGGGCTTCCTGTCGCCGTCGACGCTCGCCCTGAGCGCGGAGGAGCGCACCGACCCCACGAAGATCATCGGCACGGGGCCGTTCGTGTACGAGGAGTGGACCGAGCAGGTGCGCACGGTCCTCGTCAAGCGGGACGGGTACGACTGGGCTCCGCCCGCGATCGATCACGACGGCGAGGCGTACCTCGACCGGATCGTGTTCAACACGATCCCGGAGTCGAGCGTGAGGACGGGGGCCCTGCAGTCGGGCGAGATCGACGCGACGCTCGACGTGGGGACGACGGACGAGGAGCCCCTCGAGGCCGCCGGATTCGAGATCGTCTCGCGCCAGGTCTCGGGGACGGCCATCTTCTTCAACTTCAACACGCAGCTGTTCCCGACGAACGACATCGCGGTGCGCAGGGCCATCCAGCTCGGATGGGACCGCGACGCGCTCGAGCAGACGGTGCTCACCGACAACTACTCCGTCGCCACCTCCGTGCTCGCAGACTCGGTCCCGGGCTATGCGGACCACAGCGACACGGTGCTGCGGTACGACCCGGAGGAGGCGAAGAGCATCCTGGAAGAGGCCGGATGGCGGGCCGGAGACGACGGCGTCCGCATCAAGGACGGCGAGCGCCTCGAGGTGTCGCTCATCGGCATCAGCAACCTCGTGGCGAACAGGCCCGCCTACGAGTCCGTCCAGCAGGACCTCGCCGAGATCGGCATCGACCTGCAGCTGAACGTCTTGCCGCTGGCGGACTATGCGGCGGCGTCGGCCTCCGCCGTCAGCGACTGGAACATCACCGCCGCGAACCGCTCGCGCAACGACCCCGCCGTCCTCAACCTGCAGTACAGCCCGATCATCGGCAACGGCTCCTATATCGCGGACGACTTCGAGGGGCGAGACGAGATCGTCGATCGCCTCGGCAGCCTGGAGCTCACCCTCGATCCCGACGAGCGCACCGCGTACGCCGAGGACGCCCAGGACCTCCTTCTCGAGGAGTACGCCCTCGTGAACCCGGTCTACTACCCGTCACAGGTCATCGCGCACGCGCCCTCCGTCCACGGCATCATCTTCGACGCGCAGGCGCGGAACCACTTCGTCGACACCTGGAAGGACGACTCCGCCTCGTGAGCGAGCCGGCGCGCGAGCTGCATCTCAACGTCAACATCCTCAACGCCGGGGTGTTCGGCGGATCCTGGCGCGTGCCCGAGAACGACCCGCTCTCGGCCTACGCGTGGGATCACTACGTCGACATCGCGAAGAAGGCGGAGCTCGCGAGGCTGGATGCGATCTTCCTCGCCGACGGGCCCGGTCTCGAGCCCGACCTCGCCTACCGCCCCGGCAACGGCTTCGAGCCGAGCGTGCTGCTGGCGCGCATCGCCGCCGAGACCGACCGCATCGGGCTCATCGGGACGTTCTCATCGAGCTACAACGACGCCGACGAGCTCGCGGCCCGGCTGGCGGGCATCGACGCGCTCTCCGGCGGCCGACTCGGCTGGAACGTCGTCACGACGGCGGGCGCCGCCGCGGCGGCGAACTTCGGCCGCCCGGTCGAGCCCGCGCACGCCGCACGATACGCCCGCGCCAGCGACGTCACCGCCCGGGTCATCTCGGTATGGGCGGGGCAGGACGGCGTGCCGCGGGTGCCCGCCTCGCCGCAGGGCCGCCCGGTGCTCGTGCAGGCGGGGGCGTCGAAGGACGGGACCCGGCTGGCGGGGGAGCACGCCGAGGCCGTCTTCACGGCCGCGCAGACGATCGACGAGGCGCTCGCTCTCCGCAGAGCGATCGACGAGCAGGCCGCCGCGTTCGGCCGCCGGCCCGAGCACGTCGTGATCCTCCCCGGCCTGTCCACCGTGGTGGGGAGCACCGAGGCCGAGGCGCGGGAACGGCGCCGGCTGCTCGCGGATCTCGTGCCGGAGCCGTACGCGCTCCGCCGCCTCGGCGGGCAGCTGGGCATCGACCTGAGCGCGGTCGACCTCGACGAGGCCGTGCCGCGGGGCGCGTTCCCCGTGCCGGAGCAGGCGGCCGGCTCGCAGACCTTCTACCGCCTCGTGCTCGGCATCATCGAACGCGACCGGCCGACGTACCGGCAACTGCTGCGCACGCTCGGAGGCGGCGCAGGGCACCGCATCGTCGTCGGCACTCCCGAGCAGATCGCCGACGACATCGAGCGGTGGTTCCGAGCCGGCGCCGCAGACGGGTTCAACGTGATGCCCGACGCGCTGCCCAGCGGGTTCGACCACTTCGCCGAGCAGGTCGTCCCCGAGCTGCAGCGGCGGGGGCTGTTCCGCACCGAGTACGCCGGCGACACCCTGCGCGACCATCTGGGCCTGCCGGTGCGGGAGCCGCTCCGCGGCTCCCCGCCGGTGCTGTCCGCGACCTGGTGAAGAGAGACGCCCCACCATGACCACGAGCACTCCCGTCATCGTGCAGCTCCCGCTGCCCGGCGCATCCGCCGACCCGCTCCGGGCCGCCGCCTGGACGCGTGACGCCGTCGCGGCCGCCGCCGAGCTCGGTGCGGAGGCGGTCCTCATCCCGCACGGCGAGGAGCCCGCGCTGGACCCGACGGTCCTGGCCGGGCTGCTCAGCGCCGACGGCATCGACATCCCGCTCATCGTCGAAGCGCGCACCGGCGGACACGCGCCCTTCAACCTCGCCCGGCGGCTGCAGACCCTCGCACGCATCACCGGCGGGCGCGCCGGCCTCTACCTCCGCGACACGGGCGTGGATCCGGTCACCGCCGCCTCGCGGCCGGGTGCGGCCGCAGCCTCGGCCGTGCTCGGGGAGTACGTCCGCGTGCTCCGTCGTCTGTGGGACAGCTTCCCCGAGTCCGCGCTCCTGGGCGATCGCGACGCCGGTCTGTTCGCCGACGTCGACCAGATCGCTCCCGCCCGTCATCGGGGCGAGACGTACGGCGTCGAGGGCGCCCTGAACGTGCCGATCGCGCCGGGTCGGCGCCCCGTCGTCCTCGTCGACGCGGAGTCGCTGGACGGCGATGCCCCCGTCGACGCGGTCGTCTCCCGCACGGGGACGCCCCTCGCGGGAGCGTCCTCCTACCGGCCGCTCGTCTGGCGCCCCGCGGCCGTCGACGCCGGCTTCGCGCCCGGGGCCGCACCGCCGTCCGGCGGGGTGCTGCTGCGCATCGACGCCTCGCCGGCCGAGACCCCCGCCCACCTCGAAGCGGCCCTCGACGCCCTGGTGCACGAGACCGGCCGCGGCGCAGGCCCGGCCGGCGACGGCGCGCTGCTGCAGCGGCTTCGGACGGCGTCCGCCGCGGCGGCATGACCGGACGACACCACGAGAAGCGAGACGGATCCCGAATGACCGAGACTCCCCGCGACGCCCACGAGTTCGGCTTCAGCACCGAGCAGGTGCACGCCGGCTACCTCGGCGAGGCCGGGCACGGCGCCCGCATCACGCCGATCTACCTCAGCGCGGGGTTCGTCTTCGACGACTTCGAGCACGCCAGGGCCCGCTTCGCCGGCACCGACCCCGGGTACGTGTACTCCCGCATCAACAACCCCACCAACGCGGCGGTCGAGAAGCTGCTCGCCGACCTCGAGCACGGCGCGGG
This window of the Microbacterium sp. AB genome carries:
- a CDS encoding LLM class flavin-dependent oxidoreductase; amino-acid sequence: MTTSTPVIVQLPLPGASADPLRAAAWTRDAVAAAAELGAEAVLIPHGEEPALDPTVLAGLLSADGIDIPLIVEARTGGHAPFNLARRLQTLARITGGRAGLYLRDTGVDPVTAASRPGAAAASAVLGEYVRVLRRLWDSFPESALLGDRDAGLFADVDQIAPARHRGETYGVEGALNVPIAPGRRPVVLVDAESLDGDAPVDAVVSRTGTPLAGASSYRPLVWRPAAVDAGFAPGAAPPSGGVLLRIDASPAETPAHLEAALDALVHETGRGAGPAGDGALLQRLRTASAAAA